TGCAACCGGAGATATTTAAACACCTTAAACTTCTTTTTGATAAACTCAAGCCGGAGAACCGCAAATAAGAAATCAGAGGAAAAGGGCAAGTTAATATTTGCTACAATTGATATTTAGggagaaagggaagaaaaaccagCCACATACgtcaagaacaaaaaaaaaacaagtttcAACTTAATCCAAATGTGAACAGAGTGGAGGGAGCTTCCTCTATGTCAAAGCTGCCTTTGAAGGTTTTAGCATCAATCGATTTCATATTGTAATCAACCCGAAGGCATACCGCCACTTCCTTCTCTTCAACATGGTCAGCCTCAGAAATATTACAGCAAAGGCTTGGACGTAATCTCTACTCTTTGCAAATAGTAAAATTCTAATCTTAAGCCTAGTTCATATTTCGATCATTCAACTTCCTCTTTTTAACACAATGCAAACACCCTTCTTATCACACAAAGAACCACAAAAATGAATACATCCCTCTCAACCCAACATTACTCCCTCCTTTTTTGCCTTTTCACGGATAATTTGTCACTCCCTAGAAGTTGTTACTTCCCAAGAGTTGAACGGATTTACATAGGAAATCACCAAACTACAACACTGACACCCATAAGTTGTTACAAACATGCTGCAAAAATCCATATTCAATTATAGTTTCATGTACGAGATCATATCAGCTATCTCCCAAATGCTAAAATGGATGTACACATTTTCCTACAACTCTTGCTACACAAGCACTACTTGAAGCCTCATAATACAGCTCCTTCTGATCAACACCACTAAGACACCATATTAATAAAATATACCAATAATCATATTTAGTAAAATCCAccaaaataattacaaaaaaacTACTCCTAATACTAATATCAATTTGACCAAGGAAAACAGAACAGCAAAATCATCATATTCGGAAGGTCAAGACTTAATTCAACTCATCAAAACAAATCTGTACCAAAAAGACAACCAAAAAAAGACCTGTTACAATATCAATTATACTCGAGGCGTAAGTAGCTCAGATCTGTTGAACATGTACACCAGAAAATGTACATACTATAGCACGAGAATATCATTGACCCAATTTTTCACAAAGTTATCATTCAGAAATAGCATGCAATATATCGCCAAACCATGTGAAAACATCAAATGGAATGTCTAAAAAACACAAAACAGATCATGAAACTAAACAGCAGCCAAAAGAATTCAAAAGGGCCAGCAAAATTATATGCTAATTTGTATCAATAGGCGATTAACAGTCTAACATCTCAATAAACTGAAACATCTCAAATGTATTTCAAAGCAGTAAATCCCAAGGTTCAAATACTCCATTGACTAATGAAAACAGTAACTTTAACAAAAAAACCTCAAAAGGCGCAACTAATAAAACCAAACCTAAGCGGTAAGCACAACAGCACCACCAGCTTCCTTAATCTTCTTCTCAGCATTCTTCGAAACCAACTTAGCTTTCACAACAACAGGCTGCCCCGTAGGCAAAACACCTTTACCCAGAACCTTAAAGTACCCAAACTGAGTAACATCGATTAGCGGAGCAGCACCATTATTGGCTTTAGCCTTGTCCTTGACTTCTTGGGGAAGAAGTGACCAAAGCTTGTCGATGTTAACAGTTGGACAATGGAACTTGTTACGGAGTTTGTGGAAATAACGCATACCGACTTTACCGAAGTAACCAGGATGGTACTTGTCGAAAAGGATACGATGATGGTGCATACCTCCGGCGTTACCTCGTCCACCTGGATGCTTCCTGTGCTTTCCGACACGACCGTGTCCGGCGCTCACGTGGCCACGCTTCTTCCTGTTCTTCTTGAATCTGGTCGTCATTTTCTCAAGGCTGCGAAATGGAGAAGGGGTAGGGGAAAGGGAAGAGCGGCACTGAGAGAATGGCGAGGTTAGGGTTTTGTGAGATTTTATAGATGGAAGATTGTTGGATTGGGCCAGATACAGGTTCAGCCCTTAGGGTTTTGAGAGATTTGTTAGTAGTTTATATGGGCTTGGGCCTTCATCCAGCAAATGGCTCATTGTCTCTCCTTTTTTATccagaattttatcctttttcttctctaatattttttctttaatataACGACTGGTTACTTTCAGGTCCAAGAAAATAAGATGTGTTAAAATAAAGCGAAATTTTCACAAACCATTATTGTTTAGTAGTTATTAGCTAGTTGTTAGCTATCATTTATTATATtactttttatatttatgtttttaattttttagagtgtattcgatgtatttaagctactgtattcatgaatacagtagcaaaacgCGGCGTGAATCAGGGGATTCCAACTAA
Above is a window of Nicotiana tabacum cultivar K326 chromosome 8, ASM71507v2, whole genome shotgun sequence DNA encoding:
- the LOC107779018 gene encoding large ribosomal subunit protein uL15x-like, whose translation is MTTRFKKNRKKRGHVSAGHGRVGKHRKHPGGRGNAGGMHHHRILFDKYHPGYFGKVGMRYFHKLRNKFHCPTVNIDKLWSLLPQEVKDKAKANNGAAPLIDVTQFGYFKVLGKGVLPTGQPVVVKAKLVSKNAEKKIKEAGGAVVLTA